One genomic window of Monodelphis domestica isolate mMonDom1 chromosome 1, mMonDom1.pri, whole genome shotgun sequence includes the following:
- the DET1 gene encoding DET1 homolog encodes MMDHDVPTIKPRRIQNQNVIHRLERRRISSGKAGTHWHQVRVFHQNVFPNFTVVNVEKPPCFLRKFSPDGRYFIAFSSDQTSLEIYEYQGCQAAEDLLQGYEGEILANGNDQRSVNIRGRLFERFFVLLHITNVAANGEHLNRECSLFTDDCRCVIVGSAAYLPEEPHPPFYEVYRNSESVTPNPRSPLEDYSLHIIDLHTGRLCDTRTFKCDKVILSHNQGLYLYKNILAILSVQQQTIHVFQVTPEGTFIDVRTIGRFCYEDDLLTLSAVYPEVQRDSQTGMANPYKEPFINSLKHRLLVYLWRRAEQDGSAMAKRRFFQYFDQLRQLRMWKMQLLDENHLFIKYTSEDVVTLRVTDPSQPSFFVVYNMVTTEVIAVFENTSDELLELFENFCDLFRNATLHSEAVQFPCSASSNNFARQIQRRFKDTIVNAKYGGHTEAVRRLLGQLPISAQSYSGSPYLDLSLFSYDDKWVSVMERPKTCGDHPIRFYARDSGLLKFEIQAGLLGRPINHTVRRLVAFTFHPFEPFAISVQRTNAEYVVNFHMRHSCT; translated from the exons ATGATGGATCATGATGTCCCAACAATCAAACCTCGAAGAATCCAGAACCAAAATGTTATCCACCGCTTAGAGCGTCGGCGCATCAGCTCAGGCAAGGCTGGTACCCACTGGCACCAGGTTCGAGTATTCCACCAGAATGTCTTCCCCAACTTTACTGTGGTTAATGTGGAAAAACCACCTTGCTTCCTGCGAAAATTTTCACCTGATGGGCGCTACTTTATTGCCTTTTCTTCAGATCAGACATCACTGGAGATTTATGAGTACCAGGGCTGCCAGGCAGCAGAAGACCTACTGCAGGGTTATGAGGGTGAAATTTTGGCCAATGGCAATGACCAACGGTCAGTCAACATTCGAGGCCGACTCTTTGAACGCTTCTTTGTCTTGCTGCATATTACCAATGTTGCTGCAAATGGTGAACACCTAAATCGTGAATGTAgcctcttcacagatgactgccGTTGTGTCATTGTGGGTTCTGCTGCCTACCTCCCTGAAGAGCCTCACCCTCCTTTTTATGAAGTATATCGCAACAGTGAGTCAGTGACACCAAATCCCCGCTCCCCTTTGGAGGACTATTCCCTTCATATCATTGATCTTCACACTGGCAGGTTATGTGACACCCGAACATTTAAATGTGATAAAGTGATCTTGTCCCACAATCAAGGGCTATACTTATATAAGAACATACTAGCTATTCTTTCAGTACAGCAGCAGACCATTCATGTCTTCCAGGTCACTCCTGAGGGCACCTTTATTGATGTGCGTACCATTGGTCGATTCTGCTATGAGGATGACCTGCTCACTCTGTCAGCTGTCTACCCTGAGGTACAGCGAGACAGCCAAACAGGCATGGCTAACCCTTACAAGGAGcctttcattaattccctaaAGCACCGACTGTTGGTATATTTGTGGCGCCGAGCAGAGCAGGATGGTAGTGCCATGGCCAAGAGGCGCTTCTTCCAATATTTTGACCAGCTACGACAGTTGCGCATGTGGAAGATGCAGCTTCTAGATGAAAATCACCTGTTTATCAAGTACACTAGTGAGGATGTAGTGACACTACGGGTCACAGACCCATCACAG CCTTCCTTCTTTGTTGTGTACAATATGGTGACGACAGAGGTGATAGCAGTGTTTGAGAACACCTCAGATGAGTTGCTGGAACTCTTTGAGAATTTCTGTGACCTCTTCCGCAATGCCACTCTGCACAGTGAGGCTGTCCAGTTTCCCTGTTCAGCTTCTAGCAACAATTTTGCAAGGCAGATTCAACGCCG GTTTAAAGACACTATTGTAAATGCAAAATATGGAGGCCACACAGAGGCAGTACGGCGGCTGCTTGGTCAGCTCCCCATCAGTGCCCAGTCATACAGTGGCAGTCCCTACCTCGATCTGTCTCTCTTCAGCTATGACGATAAGTGGGTGTCTGTCATGGAGCGGCCCAAGACTTGTGGAGATCACCCAATCAG GTTCTATGCCCGGGATTCTGGTCTGCTCAAGTTTGAGATCCAGGCAGGCCTTCTGGGCCGCCCCATCAACCACACAGTTAGACGCCTGGTCGCCTTTACCTTCCACCCTTTTGAGCCCTTTGCCATCTCAGTGCAAAGAACTAATGCTGAGTATGTTGTCAACTTCCACATGCGACACAGTTGCACATAG